Within the Heterodontus francisci isolate sHetFra1 chromosome 28, sHetFra1.hap1, whole genome shotgun sequence genome, the region tgggagagagagagaaagaaagatacagagatggggtgatagagagagagacggggtgagagagagatagacagagacagggtgagggagggagagagacaggtaaggacgatagagagagactggctgagggacagagagagacacacacagtaagggagagggtgaggaataaaataTCTCAAAGAGATAGgacgggctcgaggggccgaatggcctcctcctctcttcctaagggctttattaatattaaaTACTGAACTAAACAAGGTCATGATGATAATTTTTAGCAAATTAAATGGAATTAactaacaatagtttctcctttaaaattattaatccgaattcacaattttacttgtgtgaatttgggttgacagataatttgctgtttattaacatcactgagtaaataaatatttgaagattcaatgtcactttgttcccatccttgttcaaactcctcctGACTCACTCAAAGGTTTAAATCTGAGGAGCAGTTCTGgcggtgcggggtccctttaagaggttgggactaaccctctccctgttccccctcggGGTCACAacactgggtcaggggtcacagactgcacagaTACTGGCATTGACCCATAACCCCCTGACCCCCAGGAAAAGGAAAGTAAAActtctggtccctgtgaaatcagattgacagtaAATTTAAACCccaagagtgaaatatgaaaggataaaaagagagattttgatgtttgtaaaaacattatttacacagagggaagtgtttgtgtttacctgtctaagttggtcaatgtgaatatatgtgtctcggtgtgggtttctctctctctctcggtcagtgggaatggtgtccccatctcactgcagttactgccccctctcaccatctccatctgctggtgtccccatctcactgcagttactgccccctctcaccatctccatctgctggtgtccccatctcaccgcagttactgccccctctcaccatccccatctccctgtgtccttgtctcactgcagttactgccccctctcaccatctccatctgctggtgtccccatctcaccgcagttactgccccctctcaccatctccatctgctggtgtccccatctcactgcagttactgccccctctcaccatctccatctgctggtgtccccgtctcactgcagttactgacccctctcaccacctccatctgctggtgtccccatctcactgcagttactgccccctctcaccatctccatctgctggtgtccccgtctcactgcagttactgcaccctctcaccatctccatctgctggtgtccccgtctcactgcagttactgccccctctcaccatctccatctgctggtgtccccgtctcactgcagttactgctccctctcaccatctccatctgctggtgtccccgtctcactgcagttactgccccctctcaccatctccatctcccggtgtccttgtctcactgcagttactgccccctctcaccatctccatctgctggtgcacccgtctcactgcagttactgccccctctcaccttctccatctgctggtgtccttgtctcactgcagttactgcccctctcaccatctccatctactggtgtccttgtctcactgcagttactgccccctctcaccttctccatctgctggtgtacccgtctcactgcagttactgccccctctcaccatctccatctcctggtgtccttgtctcactgcagttactgccccctctcaccatctccatctgctggtgtccctgtctcactgcagttactgccccctctcaccatctccatctcccggtgtccctctctcacagcagttactgccccctctcaccatctccatctcctggtgtccttgtctcactgcagttactgccccctctcaccatctccacctgctggtgaccccatctcactgcagttactgccccctctcaccatctccatctcccggtgtccttggctcactgcagttgctgccccctctcaccatctccatctgctggtgtccttgtctcactgcagttactgcccccctcaccatctccatctgctggtgtccctctctcactgcagttactgccccctctcaccatctccatctgctggtgtccttgtctcactgcagttactgcccccctcaccatctccatctgctggtgtccctctctcattgcagttactgccctgtctcaccatctccatctcctggtgtccttgtctcactgcagttactgcccctcttcaTCGTCATTACAAGCAGGCAATGATCTGAATTAATGGCTGTACTTGGGCAAGTGAAGGCTTTCTTGATGTTGTTCTTGTTTCTTTCACTGATCATCAGAAAatcgaaaagcaaaatactgcggatgctggaaatctgaaataaaaacaagaaatgctggaaccactcagcaggtctggcagcatctgtggaaagagaagcagagttaacgtttcgggtcagtgacccttcttctaaaTTATTGATGTTGAGTCTAAACAACTCTTTCATGCAGATGTCTATTTTACCACTCTGGTCGGGTGTCCTCACATTCCATTTTTCGCTGTTCAAAACTTCTTGTCTGGGTTTGAGAGTACCTCAACATTAACACCTCCAGTACTGCCCACCTCAACATTCAACCCGCTGAGAAATAAAAAGTCACCTCAATATCAAATTCCCTCAGTGAAACCCCGCCTTAACATCGGACCCTCCCAGTAATGTCCGCCTCAACATTCAACTCGGGTCCTGGGCCCTGTCCCAGCTCCTGCCACTCACCAGTCCTTTCCACTCCTCTGTCATCGCCACACCCTTGCTTCCACTGCTCCTCGGGTATCGCTGCTTGCTGGCTCCCGCTACTCCCCAGCcattgctgctctctgtctcctggcgCTCCTCGGCTCTAATAGATCATGTTTCATGAATCAAACTCCTCTGCCATTCGTCGACTCTCCATGCCACCTCCTTCCAAGTCAACATATAAATTTTTCTGGTTCCCTCTATTTCTTGTTTCCGTCCATGTCTTTTAATGAGTGTTAATTATTTCGCACACCTCTAAAAACTGTTGGTTATGTCAGCTCAATGTTTTTTTTACAAACAGTCCCATACACTTTGCCATTTATTTAAACGTTTTTAAAatgttttggaaaattaaaaaaaatCAACGTTTATAAAAGTTTTACTCACCAGTTTTAAGCGAAAAAGGACTTAATAGGTTAGGTAAACACTACTCACCTTCCTGTCAGCTCCAGGTAACTTTTGGGACATGCCTTATGCTGCTGTTAGTTTTGGCTGATTCCGTGAGCCTGTCTCCTCTTCACTCCTGTACGTGCTCTAACATTTACAATTACATTGAACTATGCTGGAGAGATCTGGTGGGACCCACATCCTGAGGAAATCATCTGGGAATCCCATTAAAATTTTCACCTAGATCATAAAGTTCGGGAAGTTGACATTTTTGGTCGAGGTCAGCGGCAAGCACAGtaacttcactgctgactgcaaaataggGGCCAGAGAATCAATCGGAACAGCATTCCACCCATcactgtctgtgctgactctttcaaAGAATGATCTGTGATGTGGAGCAAACTTTGTGGTCCGTGCATGGCATCTGGTCATGTAACTTGTACACaatttattttctctatttctctcctttGTGCACCGCAGACTGGGCTACAGATTCATGGAGGTCTTATTTCTATAAGTTAATTTGTTGTTATATACTTCTTAAAACGTAGACTCCCTTTTTGGCAACCTGTGGCTTTGAACACTTTTGAAGGAGGTTTTGACACACTGCCAatgagtcccactctcctgctcttccccGACATTGCTGCAATGTTTTCCGCTAGAAGTATATAtcctgttcccttttgaaagttccgacAGAATCAGCTGTGACCAGATTTTTCAGACAAAATATTTGAGATAACAACGACTTTTCTTTTGCTGATAGTGACATCAAAGTGATATTCAGTGTCGAGGTTGATCTCTCAGAATGTTGGAGATATGGGATTAGCTGGgagatttctcctgaattcaccACAACTTTCAGGGAGAGCGGTTTGATCCGGAGAAAGTGGGCCTCTTTGAAGAAATTGAGAGCTTCCATCCAGCCAATCTTGATGTTGAGAGTTTAGTGCAGAACTTCTTGAAAACAATGTTCAGAGGAAACTGCCTTCATTCCACTTATGGGgatatgaggacagatgaccaaCAGATTGGTCAATGAGAtatgctttaaggagcatcttaaattatgagaaagagacagcgaggttTGGGCCCAAAACACTGAAGGAATAGCAGCCAATAGCGGCAGGAAGAAGTGGGAGATGCTGTAGAGGCCAAAGAAGGAGCAATGGAAAGTTCTGGAAGGGTCACATTTTTTTTCTATCCCCTCAAAATGTGCTGGAAAACAGAAACATTTCTCTCTGAATCCTGAAAAAACCCAGGCTCTATCGAATAGATAGTAGATAACATCTCTCATACTTCTGGCTTTCCAAATATGTTTGAATAATTTGGACATTcacagacaaaacattcaacaatcaCTCCAATTTTCAGTAATTTTGACTTTTTAATTTTAAAAGTACCCAGCATTTCCCTCTCACAATTTCAAAGCCACATTCCTTACTCCTGCTAATACATTTTCACCATTTTATATTTTTTTATGTTTCTGTTCCAACAATACTATTAATTCCGCTCTCTAGTCTCGGATCCGAATATTCCCGCTCACCCATCCAGTCAGAAAGGCTGATGGTCCTTCAATGGCTTCATGGATTTTTCCTGTAAATCCATTTTTGGTGATCAGTTCAGATCGCAgccatcccttcccttcccttccccctcaacTCACTTTCGTGCCTGAACAACGTGCCTTTCCTCCTGCACCAGCACTGCTACCACACCTGCCTTATATTTCCATCCATAGACAGCGCAGTGGGAAACAATCTCGAAATCACCACCATGATGTCTTGTTTTAGTTTACAGCTCAGGCCCTAATATTCCCCTTATAAATGTATTTCTATCTGTATTATTGGTTCTGACCATGACTAGAGTCTGCTCTCATTTTCATCAAACAGATGATGCCACACGTTCCAGGATATTCTTTCCTCTGGCACCAGTGAGACCGTTTTCCATTCAGGTCCTGCTGCTGTCTGCAAATCTGTTTCTCTATCCCCCCGGGAGAGAATTTACCAGCTCTATTGCTCTGATATTCTTATGTCCCTTTTGCTTCGCTTCTCACCCCACGCCACTCGAAATGGTCCCCTGACCCATGGTGCTACGCTGTCGCTCAGGAAGATCCATCTCTATCCACCTTTCAGTCCCAAATGCCAGGTGTCTATTGGACAGTTCCAGTACTCAAGGACTCCCTCCACCTGTGACTGCAATACCCCTATCGGTGGTCACGAAGTCCCTCTTTCTACTCATCCTCTGTCCTGTTCACTTTGAATCTTGCCCTCTGCTTGAACCTTCAGCCATGGCAGGAACAGACTTTCCCAGATTCTGATGCTATTTAACAAGGAAAAGCCGGTATTTAACATTGTTGTAGAAAGTTACACATTTATCTTGACAGTTGTTAGTGGGATAGTTTGCAGCACCTGTTCCTACTTTAACAAATCAAAACCTGTCAACCCAGATATTTGCACTTTATTGAAATACAAGCAGAAACATTAGTTTTTATTGTTGCAAAGAACCCATACATAGTATCAGGCACACGGAATTTCCTGTGCACTAAATCCAAGTATTCTCCTAAAACATGGAGATTCTGTTGGAAGAAAGGTGTTTTTTGTTGTCCTGAAAGATAAAGTCTGTGAAATCGGACAAATCTTTCATTCCCTCCTTTATCTCCTGACTAAGCAATTACCTGGGGTGGGATGAGGGAGGCGTGGTGTTTACATCCCAGTGTAGGTATAAGGATGTTTGATGTCTGACTTGGTTTGAATTTAACCCAGTTCGGATCAAAATGAATTTCATTTATCAACCATCGATTTGGTTAtcctcaagctgctgagtgagtcaGTTAACTATTTCTTACAAATCGGCAAGGAAGAATGTAAACCTGACGTCATGCACTGACCAAATTGAACTCTTACAAATCACAAACTAAAGTTAAAGCTGGGAACAGAGGTGATTTATAGACATTAAAACATGGAAACAGAGTTAGCGAGCAATTGAGTAGCAAAACACCAAAGGGTAAAGTTACTGAACTAAATCGTAAAGATTTCCCTAGCAATTAGTATATCACGTTGGATAAGGATgatgtaggtggagagatcaggaagggggattgtgatatacctgaccatattaacattgaaagggaggaagtattagatgttttagcgggcttaaaagtggataaatccccaggcccagatgagatgtatcccaggttgttatgtgaggcaaaggaggtgaTGACAGGGGCtcgaacacaaattttcagatcctctctgaccatcggagaggtgccagaggattggagaacagtgaatatggtaccattattcaagaattgTAGCAGGgacagaccaggtaattacagtccggtaagtctaacatcagtggtgcagTGACGGGgtacatttaaagtgattgatagaaaaattagaggggacatgaggaaaaacattttcacccagaggggtctggaactcactgcctgaaagggtagttgaggcagcgaCCCTTAATTCATTCAGAAGGAGTCAGGATATGCAGCTCAAATactgtaatttgcagggctatggatcaaatgctggaaggtgagattagaataggtggatcgtttttcggccggcacagacacgatggaccaagtggcctctttctgtgccttaatcttTCTATGATTTCTAGCTTTCATATGCTATGCAATGTCCGACAACATTTATGCCACGACCAGCTAAGTTAATCACCAAACATATATACTGCTTCCCTCCGGTCCCCAAGCTCTTTGTGAAATGCTGGTCTACCCCTCAATCATCCAGAACATCCGCTCCCTTTTGTAGAGCAGCTTTCCATTCAagcgcaggagatgtaacacctgaccTTTCACCTCCTCCATTCCCACTGACCAAAGCCCCAAACAATTCTTCTCGGTGATAAAGGGACTTGCTTCTACTTCTTACAATTTAGCAGCAGCATTCACTGGTCACGATGGTATCTCCTGGGCATTGGGAGAGGAGGAAACATAGAATTAGTGATTGCTTTGCTTGACtcttctgttcagtctgcaagcataaccctGAGGTTCCGTTGACTTTTCACTTTAATTCTATCTCCCGCTCTACCCTCGACCTCGtacactcttccactgaaacaCAATGTGGAACAGCAGTGGATCTTTCGATTACACATTTTATAGCCTGTCGAACACAATACTGAGATTAAAAGCTTCATATTATAACTATTGCTCTCACCTTCTTGGACGGCTGGTGCTGGTAATGGAAGATGCCTGAACCAGAGCCACTGGGAGTGGAAGGattgtgggctggtgcttggggtgagaatcccctattggtacacagctgccAGGCTGGTCTATGCAACATTGTCTGTCACTTTTCAGGAACACTGGAGCCTTCTCCACTTTGCCAGATTTTCCGCTCCCCTCCCGCCCTGTTTTTCTGAtggaaccatttacacctcctctggatccaTCCTGTTTTTAAATTTCCCAtatgctttgcaccatcatcccttttgtcattaaatcactcctgccctccacccaatcacagacctgtCCCTTTTTTCCCTCCCCTTTATCTCACTTTTCCCTGGCTCTGTGAtaactttaaaactgttaatctcttacATCTTTCAATGCTGATAAAAGACCATctgcctgaaacgttgactctgtttctctctctccacagaatctgcctgacatgctgagtgtttccaacattctcCTATTTTATCAGATTTTcagtatttatatatttttttctccgaTGCTTAGGCCTAGATATTAACAGCGGTGAGTGACATCGTTGGGGAACAGAGTTtgaactccacagactgcctcttttacccTTGACAGTTCCCCACCTGAAGTGAGCCTgagtgacaggcttggcttccagccgGGTAGGGAGGACAGTGGAACAGGCCCCAGGACCAGGGCCGTCCAAATACTCACCCCGGGGTATGGGGGAATCTGCCTAATATTGGGGAGGGTGTGGCTGGTGTCCAATCACTAACTGCAATGGGAAGAGAGTGGAGACATCTCCAATCGTTGAGCTGTCAAGGTCGGGAGGGTTAGCCTATCCTGGAGAGTGATCTGAGCCTGGAGACAGGAAGGGTAATGgggagtgtttgattctcaacCACGGGGAGTGGGTCTCATATCCTGGAGTGTGACCTGAATCTGACATGGTGAAGGGAAAGGGGAGAGGTAGAGAAAATGTCTGATCCACAACCTTGGGTAGGGTTCTCCAATCCTGGAGTGTGGTCTGAttctggggaggtggagggggtggtgggactGTCTGAACCAAGACTCGATGTGTAGTCTTGATCCTTTGGGTGACCgattttgggggggtggtgatctGATCCCGGGGGTGTTTAAATGCCATAAGGTGATCCAATCCTTTGGGGGCATCTGATGTAGGAGGGTCCAATCCTGGGGTGGTCCAATCCTGGTAGTGGGTAGTGGGATCTGATGTGTTGCTCCCGGGGGAGTGTCGGACCCGGGTGCGGAATGGTTCCGAATGCCATTACCTTTGTGTGGAATGGGGTATAACAGGGAAACATGGCCAGTCATAGTAAAAACTGGAAAACAGTTAAAATCAGATACCTCCAGCCTCATTGAAGTGGTGAAACTGCCAATAAGCATTCTGGTAGTGGTTGTCTGCCCTAGCCCTCTCCCAACTCCGTTAATCCCAGTTGTGGGCAGGTGGGAAGTGGATTGGAGTTGAGCTTGAGATTTTTAAATTtcaacctctgaaccgcctccaacccacctgtttttggtgCTAAAGTCCTGCTTTGGGTCTGACACGGAGaatatttgatcagtaatttccagtcttttctcccttctctctctgacagtgaatctactggcgattgtgatcctgtcccggggaaagtgtggactctccacctgtcccactctctacctggtggccatggcaacggcggatctactgatcATTATCACTCAGGTCATATTGTACAGGATCAGTttttattatttcccgggatctttcctgggcatcacccctgtgtgtactgTTATCATTGTCCTGCTCCGTGCAGCCattgactgttctgtctggttcactgttactttcacctttgatcgacatgtggccatttgttgccagaagctgaaaacaaaatattgcaccaagaaaactgcggcaGTGATTCGATCAACATACTGCATTCTGTTCTGTTTAAAAAATGTCCCATTCTACTTTACATATGAACCTGGAGACATAATTGACAGTGTACCATGGGGCTGTACTGCAAAGTCTAGCCtttttactgagcccggatgggtgggatttgactggtttactACAGTTTTAACCCCTTTGctaccattcgctttaattctgttgctgaacgctctgacagtcagacacattttagtcagTCATATCCGtaaggggctgagggttcagagcaagggagagaaacacagtgacccagagatggagagcagaaggaagtctgtgattttactcttcaccatttcCAGCAGCtttatacttctgtggttggtgtatgttatagaTTTATTTTATTATACCATAATCGGACCAGCTCCCGGGAgttacaacgattctgaatatatattt harbors:
- the LOC137345193 gene encoding probable G-protein coupled receptor 139, with product MATADLLIIITQVILYRISFYYFPGSFLGITPVCTVIIVLLRAAIDCSVWFTVTFTFDRHVAICCQKLKTKYCTKKTAAVIRSTYCILFCLKNVPFYFTYEPGDIIDSVPWGCTAKSSLFTEPGWVGFDWFTTVLTPLLPFALILLLNALTVRHILVSHIRKGLRVQSKGEKHSDPEMESRRKSVILLFTISSSFILLWLVYVIDLFYYTIIGPAPGSYNDSEYIFQQVCWMLMNLSCCTNAFIYGMTQSKFREQVKNTVKYPLTSIIQ